The Bradyrhizobium oligotrophicum S58 genome contains the following window.
AGACTGGCGCGCAACCTCGTCACCAATGCCGAGTGGCTCGCCTTCATGGATGGCGGCGGCTATGAGACGGCCACGCTCTGGCTCATGGACGGTTTCGCCACCGCGACGCGCGAGGGCTGGCAGGCTCCAGGCCACTGGTACAAGGTCGAGGGTCAGTGGCGCATCATGACGCTCGGCGGGCTCCGTGCCGTCGATCCGAATGCGCCCGTCTGCCACGTCAGCTACTACGAGGCCGACGCCTTCGCACGCTGGTCCGGCAAACATCTGCCGACCGAGATGGAATGGGAGGTCGCCGCGCGCGGCCATCAGCTCAACGACGCCTTCGGCGTCGTCTGGCAATGGACCCGCAGCGCCTACAGCCCCTATCCCGGCTATCGCGCGATCGAGGGCTCGCTCGGCGAATACAACGGCAAGTTCATGGTCAATCAGCTGGTGCTGCGCGGGTCGTCGCTGGCGACGCCGGCCGGCCACAGCCGCGTCACCTACCGCAATTTCTTCTATCCGCATCACCGCTGGCAGTTCACGGGGTTGCGGCTCGCCGAATACGACTGAGCAACTCACATCAACGACCCGACACGTCGCGCCCGTGCGCGTCCAGGAGAGTATCATGAACGTGCATGTCAATGCTCTAGTCAACGCCCATCTTCCTGACGAGAAGACGTCGGCCTTTGCGTCGGATGTGGTGGCAGGTTTGACGCATCAGCCCAAGCAACTGTCGCCCAAATATTTCTATGACGCTGCCGGATCCGACCTGTTCGAGCAGATCACGCGATTGCCGGAGTACTACCCGACCCGCACCGAGCTCGACATTCTCCGGGATCGAGGCGCCGAGATCGCCGCAATCATTGGTGACAACGCCGCCCTGGTCGAGTTCGGAGCCGGCGCGACCACCAAGGTGCGTCTGCTGCTGGAAAGCTGCCGCTTCGCGGCCTACGTCCCGGTCGACATCTCCGGCGACTTCCTGACGGCACAGGCCGACGATTTGCGGCGCGACTTCCCGGAGCTCGCCGTCCATCCGGTCATTGCCGACTTCACCACGGCCTTCAAGTTGCCCGCGGCCATCGAAGGACAGCCGAAGGTCGGCTTCTTTCCGGGATCGACGATCGGCAATTTCGAGCCGCACGAAGCCTGCCGCTTCCTGCGCTCGGCGCGTGAGATCCTGGGCGTCGGGGCTCGCATGATCGTTGGCGTCGACCTCGAGAAGGACGAGCGCGTTCTGCATGCCGCCTACAATGATGCGGCCGGCGTGACCGCGCGCTTCAATCTGAATCTGCTGCTGCGGATCAACCGGGAGCTCGGTGGCAATTTCGACCTGTCGGCCTTCGTCCACCGGGCGATCTACAATCGCGAGCAGCACCGCATCGAAATGCATCTGGTCGCGCGCAAGCAGCAATCGGTTCGCCTGCTGGGCACCACGATCTCGTTCCGGGCCGGCGAGAGCATCCACACCGAGAACAGCTACAAATACAGCATCGAGCGGTTCGGCGCGCTGGCGCGCGGGTCGGGCTGGAAAGTCCAGACCGTCTGGACCGACGCGGCGAAAATGTTCTCGGTTCAGGCGCTCGTTGCCGAAGCGTGAGGCTCCGGTTTCGAGCGCAGCGAGAGCGTCTCCCAGAGGGCCACGATCGCCAGCAGCACGCTCGTCAGGGCTGAAAGAACCAGCGGCGACAGCTCGGTCGCAAACCAGCTGAGCCCGATCAGGGCCAGCAGGCCCGCACCGTGCGACAGCTGCAGGAAGCCGCGGATCCTGAGCTTGAACAGGATGGTCCCGAGCAGGAACACGAACGGACCGCCGATCGTCGTTGCCGCCGTATTCCAGTCGGCATGTCCGAGCGGATGCTTCAGGACGATCTCGTCGGACACCGCCGAGACGATGATGCCGGCGACGATCGGCATGTGCAGATAGGTGTAGGCGGAGCGCGCCATCAGCCCGGACTGGGTCGACCGCGAAATCACCTCCGAGCCCGCCTCGGCCCCGCGGTTGAAATACACCGCCCACATCGCGACCGTGCCGACGAAGGCGCCGGCAAAGGCGGCGATGTTGGCCCCGGTCCAGTCGAGTTCGGCCAGGGTCGCGCCGGTCACCACGATCGATTCGCCGAGCGCGATGATGATGAAGAGCGCGCAGCGCTCCGCCATGTGGCCGCCCTCGACCATCCAGTCGTCCACCGTCGACCCGCCGAGGCCTGGAATCCAGAAGCGGACGGCCGGCGAGATGTATTCGAGCGTGAGCGCCGCCCCCCAGAGCGCCATCCGCGCCGAGCCGTCGGCAAAGCCGCCGAGCAGCCAGAGCACCGCCGAGGCGCTCAGCCAGGACAGAATACGAGCCGCGTTCAGGCGCACGGCGGATCGCTGCGGCGGGGTCGCCGTAAGCCAGAACGCCGTCCGGCCGACCTGCATGGCGGCGTAGGCGATCGCGAACCACAGGCCGCGATCCTCGAATGCCCGCGGGATCGACATCGACAGCACGAGGCCTGCCAGCATCAAGGCAAACAACAGGCCGCGGACCAGCGCCTTTTCGGGATCGAGCCAGTTGGTCACCCAGGCGGTGTAGACCCACACCCACCACACCGCGAGAAACAGGGCAGCGGTCTGCGCAGCGCCCAGCGGGGTGAAATGGCCGATCAGGTAATGCGAGATCTGCGTCACGGCGTAGACGAAGACGAGATCGAAGAACAGCTCGACGAACGTAACCCGGCTGCGCTGGTTCGGCTCGAGCACGCGGAACAGCGCGCCACGCGGATTGTCCACCGCCATCTCCCCCAAGGATGCGTGCTGCCCTGCCTATTCCGGACGGTCAGCGCGGGTCAGGCACCCCGGTCTGCAACGCCAGGGCATGCAGCACGTCACCCATCTGCCCGCGCAGCGATTGATAGACGAGCTGGTGCTGCTGCACGCGGGACTTGCCGCGGAAGGCCTCCGAAATCACGGTCGCGGCGTAATGGTCGCCATCGCCGGCGAGATCGCGAATCGTCACCTGGGCGTCAGGGATGGCAGCCTTGATCATCTGCTCGATATCGTGGGCATCCATGGGCATCCCGGTGCATCTCCTTCTGTCGGGCGACGGGTGGTGCAAGGCCTGCGGTGCGCCTGCAGCCCCCATCAGTGCGCCGTCAAAGGCGGCGAATCAAGGCGTTCTCGCGCGACCGTGATGGTCGAATTTAGCGCGAACCGCTTCCGAGGTCACGCCCGGAACCACTATATAGAAACATCAGGCAAAAAGCGCCGGACCGGGTGCCGCACCCCGATGCCGGATCCGCGAAGGTTATCACACTAAGGTTATGACATGAAGCTGCCAGGACCGGATCACCCCATCACCATCACCCGTAACCCGAAGCGTGTGCGGGTGCTCGCCGACGGCGTCGTGATCGCAGATACCACCAGTGCGCTGACGCTGAAGGAAGCAAGCTACCCGGCTGTTCAATACGTGCCGCGCGACGATGCCAACATGGCGGCACTGCAGAAGACCGATCGCGTCACGCATTGCCCCTACAAGGGGGATGCCAGCTATTTCAGCATCGTTGCCAACGGCAAGACGCTCGACAACGCGATCTGGAGCTACGAGGCGCCCTTCCCGGCCATGACCGAGATTTCAGGCCATCTGGCGTTCTATCCCGACAAGGTGCGGATCGAGGAAGTTGCGGCTGACTAAGGTCTGACGGATCGACCGCCGCGGGTTGGCCCGAAGCCAGCACCGGCGCGGCGGTCGCATCCCCAAAACCTTCAGCTTCACGAAGTCTTTGCTACACCCTGAAGATCGTGAGCCCGAGGATCAGGAGCACCAGGAAGATCACCAGGAAGACGTAGAACAGGATTCGCGCGATGTCGGCGGAAGCTGCCGAGATTCCCGTGAAGCCGAGAATGCCGGCGACCACCGAGATCACGAAGAACAGCAGCGCCCATTTGAGAAGAGTCACGGTATATTCCTCCGGTCCAGCGCCGAGCCGGCGCGTCGCCTCTCTAACGACGCCGCTGGGAACCGGTTCCTTCGAGCGACCGAGGGCGCGGAGATTTCCGCTGCTCCGGACCACGGAAGCGTAACTTCGTAGGTGGTCTGTCCGTAAAGACAACGAGTGCGAAAAATCGGCTTGTGTGTGAGAAATCGGCTTGCAGGCCGCTGCACTTGCTGATTTGCAGCATCGACGACGAACATTTGGTATTCCGGCGCCGTCATGCATCGTTCGGGACAATGCCCCGGCGAATGATGGTGCCAAAGTTACACGAGCTCATTTATTGCAAGCTCGCAGCCTTGGATTGACGCATGCATCACCGCCCGCAGCGGGGGGGATGCTGATGTCACGCCAGCGGCAAGGGCACGGCTGCAGCGGCGCTGGGGGACGACATGGTCATATCTGTTACGCAATCGGCGGCGGCCGCGAAGGTCGAGCTTCAGGCCCGCCCGCGCGCCAGGGCGCGCAATGCAGCTCTCGACCACGCCCGCACCTTCCTGACGCTGGTGGTGCTGCTCCACCACGCCGTGATTCCCTACACCTATTTCGGGCACACCGATCCGACGTCCTTCCTCGGCTTCGATGGCATCGTGCTGGCCACCGACAGCTTCTTCATGGCCATGTTCTTCTTCCTCTCAGGCCTGTTCGTGTGGTCGGGGCTTGCTCACAAGTCGACGCTGCAATTCTTGCGCGACCGGCTGCTGCGCCTTGGCTTGCCGTTCGCCGTCGCGGCGCTGACCCTGATTCCGATCGCCTATTATGCGATCGAGCTGCGCGCCAACCCCGAGGCCACCTTCACGGCGTACTGGTGGAAGACGGTCACGGTCGGTCCATGGCCGAGCGGACCGATCTGGTTCATCTGGGTGCTGCTGGCGCTCGACACCTCGGCGGCGCTGCTGTACCGGGTGTCGCCGCGCCTGCTCGAGCCGATCAACCGGCTGTCGCAACGCGCCTTCGAGCATCCGCGCGACTTCTTCCTGGTTTTCCTCCTGATCACGGGCTTGCTCTACATTCCATCCCGCGTCTATTTCGGCCCGAATAACTGGTTCGAGGCCGGTCCGTTCTCGGTCCAGGTCAGCCGCATTCTGCTCTACGCCGCCTATTTCTACGTCGGGGCCGGCATCGGCTCAGCCAATTTCGAACGCGGGCTGCTGGCTGCGGAAGGGCAGATCTCGCAGCGCGGGCTCGGCGCCTGGACCGTGGTGACGATCGTGCCCTACGCGCTGTTGTGGGTGCTGATCACGATCAAGCGCCAGGTGCTCGGCAATCCGCCTCAGCTGCCGGATTGGTACGAAGCGGCGTACGGATTCTTCTTCGTGATCTTCAGCGCCGCGATCCTGTTCGCGATCCTGTCCTACTTCCTCAACAACCGCCGCTCGGAATTCTCCGTGCTCGACCGCATGCAGGCCGATGCCTATGGCATGTTCCTGGTACACTACCCGATCGTGCTGTGGCTCCAGTACTGGCTGTTCGATCTCAATCTGCCGGCCATCGCCAAGGCCACGATCGCCTTCGTCGCCACCGTGCTCCTGAGCTGGGGCGCAACGTGGGTGCTCCGGCAGATCCCGGGTGCGAAGAGCGTGCTCTAGGAATTGTTACCGTCATTGCGAGGAGCGAAGCGACGAAGCAATCCAGGAGTCCCTTCGGAGCCCTGGATTGCTTCGCTGCGCTCGCAATGACGCGCTGGGAAAGGCCCACGGCGCTCACAACAAACTCCGCTGTCGTCCCTGCCTAGTGCGCAATTGCGCACGCGGCGCAGGGACCCATAACCACAGGAGTTTGTTGTTGGCGCGGGTCAACGACCAGCTGCCCAGCAACTCCGGTCCCGGAGTATAGGTCCCGGATCGGCGCCACGTCGGCGCGTTGCGCCGCCGTGGCTTGTCCGGGACGACAGCGGTTAGGCGGCGCTACCACCCATGTAGTTCGGCAGCCAGCTTTCGAACCGGGTCTTGAGCGACGCGATCTCGACCGCAGCTTCGCCGGCGATGGCCAGCGCGGTGCCGCCCGTCGTGCCGATCCGCGTGCAGGGCACGCCGGCGCCGCGCATCTTGGCGAGTACGCGGCCGGCCTCGGTTTCCGGCACCGTCACGAGATAACGCGCCTGGTCCTCGCCGAACCAATAGGCATGCGGCACGATCGACGCCGGCGCAGCCAGCAGCCGCGCGCCGATGCCGGAGGCCATCGCCATCTCGGCGAGCGCCACCAGCAAGCCGCCATCGGACAGGTCGTGCGCCGCGGTCGCCGTGCCCGCATGGATCATGCCGCGCACGACATCGCCGATGCGCTTCTCGGCAGCGAGATCGACCGGCGGCGGGGCGCCCTCCTCGCGGCCGCAGACATCGCGCAGATACGCCGACTGGCCAAGCCAGCCATGGGTGTCGCCGACCAGCAGGATCGCCTCGCCCTCGGCCTTGAAGGCGATGCTCGCCGACTTGGTGAAGTCGTCGAGCAGACCGACACCGCCGATCGAAGGCGTCGGCAGGATCGCGCGGCCATTGGTCTCGTTGTAGAGCGAAACGTTGCCGGACACGACCGGGAAGTCGAGCGTGCGGCAGGCTTCCGCGATGCCCTGCAGGCAGCCGACGAACTGGCCCATGATCTCAGGCCGCTCCGGATTGCCGAAATTGAGATTGTCGGTGATGGCGAGCGGCCGGCCGCCGACAGCCGTGATGTTGCGCCAGGCTTCGGCGACGGCCTGCATGCCGCCTTGATACGGATCGGCCTCGCAATAGCGCGGCGTCACGTCGACGGTGAGCGCGAGGCCCTTCGGGCCGTCCTGGACACGCACGACGGCGGCATCGCCGCCGGGGCGCTGCACGGTGTTGCCGAGAATGACGTGGTCGTACTGCTCCCACACCCAGAGCTTGGAGCACAGATCCGGAGTTGCGATCAGCTTCTCCAGCGCCGGGATGATGTCCATCGGTGGCTTGACGTCGCGGGCATGGATCACCGGCAGCGCCGATGAGGCGACATGCGGGCGGTCGTAGAGCGGCGCCTCGTCGCCGAGCTCCTTGATCGGCAGGTCGGCCATCACGTCGCCGCCATGCTTGACGACGAAGCGCTTGCTCGGCGTGGTGTGGCCGACGACAGCGAAATCGAGGCCCCATTTGCGGAAGATCGCCTCGGCTTCCTTTTCCTTCTCGGGCTTGAGCACCATGAGCATGCGCTCCTGGCTTTCCGAGAGCATCATCTCGTAGGCGCTCATGCCGGTCTCGCGCGTCGGCACGGCGTCGAGATCGAGATCGACGCCGAGATCGCCCTTGGCGCCCATCTCGACTGCCGAGCAGGTCAGGCCGGCTGCGCCCATGTCCTGGATCGCGATCACGCAATCCGCCGCCATGATCTCGAGGCAGGCTTCCAGCAGCAGCTTCTCGGCGAAGGGATCGCCGACCTGAACGGTCGGGCGCTTCTCCTCGGAGGAATCGTCGAACTCCGCCGAGGCCATCGAGGCGCCATGGATGCCGTCGCGGCCGGTCTTGGAGCCGAGATAGACGATCGGCATGTTCACGCCGGAGGCCGCCGCATAGAAGATCTTGTCGGCGTCGGCGAGGCCGACCGCCATGGCGTTGACCAGGATGTTGCCGTCATAGCGGGTGTGGAAGCGGGTCTGGCCGCCGACCGTCGGCACGCCGAACGAGTTGCCATAGCCGCCGACGCCGGCGACCACGCCCGACACCAGATGCCGGGTCTTGGGATGCTCCGGGGCGCCGAACGACAGCGCGTTCAGGCAGGCGATCGGCCGCGCGCCCATCGTGAACACGTCGCGCAGGATTCCGCCGACGCCGGTGGTGGCGCCCTGGTACGGCTCGATGTAGCTCGGATGGTTGTGGCTCTCCATCTTGAACACGACCGCCTGGCCGTCGCCGATGTCGATCACGCCGGCATTCTCGCCCGGACCCTGGATCACCCAGGGCGCCTTGGTCGGCAGGCCCTTGAGATGGATGCGCGACGACTTGTACGAGCAGTGCTCGTTCCACATCGCCGAGAAGATGCCGAGCTCCGTGAAGGTCGGCACCCGCCCGATCAGCTTCAGGATGCGCTCATACTCGTCGGGCTTCAGGCCGTGGGCGGCGACGAGCTCGGGGGTGATCTGCGGTTCATTGCGCATGGAGAAATGCCTCTGCCCCGTGGGCCGCTGGTCCCGTGAAGCCTGTTCATAGAAAGATAGGGCTGACGGGAAAAGGCCTTTTACGGCCCTATTCCGCCCTGTCCAGAGCTTTGGCCCGGGGGCCAGGAACGAGTAGATTTGCAGATTGGCGACCAATCGGATTTAAGACGGTAAATCAACAGTTAAAGGCCCTCGCACGTGCACGATCTGACCCGTTCCGCCTTCGAGAACCGCCCCGGTATCCATATCGCCACGGACGGCGAGTTCGCCGGCTGGCGGACCTGGATGCGCGACAGCTACGAATCCCACACCGGGCCGTTCTGGCACCGGATGGAGGACGACGGCACGATCCGCTGCGCCTTCCGGGTCGAGAAGAAGCATTTGAACGGCGGCGGCAACGTCCATGGCGGCTGCCTGATGACCTTCGCCGACTATTGCCTGTTCGCGTTCGCCGCGCCGATCATGCAGGGCCCGGGGGTCACGGTGTCGTTCTCGTCCGAATTCCTCGATGCCGCGCGCGAGGGCGAACTGATCGAGGCCACCGGCGAGGTCACCCGCGCCGGCGTCTCGCTGATCTTCCTGCGCGGCATGCTGCATTCCGGCCCAAAGCCGCTGTTTTCGTTCTCGGGCACGATCAAGCGCATCAGACGGCGGACGCCGGAGGCGGCGAACTCGCCGTAGCCGGAGTCGTAGCCCGGATGAGCGCAGCGACATCCGGGGTCTCACGCGCGCTATCGGTGAACCCGGATATCGCTGCGCTCATCCGGGCTACGGGCCCTACCCCGCGATCTGCTTCTCGGCGATCGCGATCCATTCCGCCTGGGCCTTGCGGACATGGCGCGGGGCGCGCTTCATCTGGATCAACAGCTCGGTGAACACGATCTTGGCTTCGGCAATCCGGCCGACCAGCTTGAGCAGCATGCCGTAGCGGACTTTCGCTTCGCTACCCGGCGCATAGTCCAGCAACGCCTGATATTCCTCGATCGCCTCGTCGGTGCGGCCGGCCTCCTGCAGCGCCCGCGCGTACAACAAATGCGCCTCGGCCGAATTGTAGTCCGGCCAGCTCTTCTGCAGCGCATCGAGCGTCGCCAGCGCGTCCGCAGGACGGCGGCGCGCAAACTGCGCCTTGGCCTTGCCGAGCGCGAACAGCGGCTCGTGGCCCATCGGCAGGCTGAGGATGTGGTCGTAATGCTGCTCGGCCTCGTCGTAGCGGCCGATCGCGACGCATTCTTCGGCGAGCGCCGCACGGTTGGCGATCGTGTCCGTGATCGCGACGCGATCGGACAGCTCGCGGTAGTATTTCTCGGGATCGAGCTTGTTGGCAACGCGCTTGCGCGCCTTCTGCACGTCGTGGCTGCCGAGCCATTCGGGCACCAGCTCGACCACGATGTAGGCGAGCGCGCCGATCATCGGCACCATCAGGATGATGAAAGCCCAGGGCTGCAGCCGTCCGGTACGCGAAGCATGGTAGATCAGCGAGATATCGAGAAGCAGAACAACGAGGGCGACAGGCACGGCAGACCCCACTCACGGCCGGAACTTTACACGCCGACGTTGATAACGTGACCAAGCGCGGCCGACAATCCCACGTCTTTGCAGGCCATGTTGACGACATCAGTGTGACGCGGCGACGTCACGGACGGTTCAAAGAGCGCACGTTGAGTGATGTCGAAGAGGTCAGCGCGGCGGAGTGTCGAAGCCGAATAGCTTGGCAGGATTGTCGACGAGAATCCGGCGCCGCAACCAATCCGACGGCGCGATCTCGGTCAGCAGATCGACCAGCGCGGCGTCGTCGGGCATCGGACCACTGATGTTGACGTGCGGCCAATCGCTGCCCCACAGCACGCGCTCCGGCGCGTGCGCGGCGAGATCGCGGGCGAACGGCACGACGTCGCGATAGGGCGCGCCCATCAGCGAGATGCGGTCGGCGCCGCTGAGCTTGACCCAGACCCGTCCGCTGTCGAGCAGGCGACACAGGATCTCCCGGCCTGCGGCGAGGTTCTGGCTCAGATCCGGACGGGCCATGTGGTCGATGACGACGCGCGCCTCGATCGCTGCGATCAGATCGGCGTAGCGGATGAGATCGGCGCCGGTGACGTGGATGGCGACATGCCAGTCGAACGGCCTGACGAGCGCGAGCACGGCCTGGATGCGCTCCGGCGCCGGCGCGCCGCCGAGATGCGCCAGGAAGTTGAAACGCGTGCCGCAGACGCCGGCCACGTCCAGACGCGCGACCTCCTTGGCGGAGACATCCGGCCCGAGCACGGCGACGCCGCGATAGCGGCCGCGCCCCACGGCAAGGGCATCGAGCAGCGGGCGATGGTCCCGGCCGTGGCCCTGGCTGTGCACGATGACGGCACGGTGGAAGCCGAGCCGGTCATGTAGCCGGCGCAGCGCCGTTTCCGGCGCCTCCGGCGGCGTGAAGCTGCGATCGCCCGGCAACGGAAAGCGATCGAACGGGCCGAAGATGTGGCAATGCGCGTCACAGGCGCCGGGCAACAGCACGCCGCGCTCGGCCGGGATCGAAACGTCAGGCATCGCAGGGCTCATGGTCTCAGTCACAGCGGGC
Protein-coding sequences here:
- a CDS encoding amidohydrolase family protein; its protein translation is MPDVSIPAERGVLLPGACDAHCHIFGPFDRFPLPGDRSFTPPEAPETALRRLHDRLGFHRAVIVHSQGHGRDHRPLLDALAVGRGRYRGVAVLGPDVSAKEVARLDVAGVCGTRFNFLAHLGGAPAPERIQAVLALVRPFDWHVAIHVTGADLIRYADLIAAIEARVVIDHMARPDLSQNLAAGREILCRLLDSGRVWVKLSGADRISLMGAPYRDVVPFARDLAAHAPERVLWGSDWPHVNISGPMPDDAALVDLLTEIAPSDWLRRRILVDNPAKLFGFDTPPR
- the egtD gene encoding L-histidine N(alpha)-methyltransferase; translated protein: MNVHVNALVNAHLPDEKTSAFASDVVAGLTHQPKQLSPKYFYDAAGSDLFEQITRLPEYYPTRTELDILRDRGAEIAAIIGDNAALVEFGAGATTKVRLLLESCRFAAYVPVDISGDFLTAQADDLRRDFPELAVHPVIADFTTAFKLPAAIEGQPKVGFFPGSTIGNFEPHEACRFLRSAREILGVGARMIVGVDLEKDERVLHAAYNDAAGVTARFNLNLLLRINRELGGNFDLSAFVHRAIYNREQHRIEMHLVARKQQSVRLLGTTISFRAGESIHTENSYKYSIERFGALARGSGWKVQTVWTDAAKMFSVQALVAEA
- a CDS encoding tetratricopeptide repeat protein, which translates into the protein MPVALVVLLLDISLIYHASRTGRLQPWAFIILMVPMIGALAYIVVELVPEWLGSHDVQKARKRVANKLDPEKYYRELSDRVAITDTIANRAALAEECVAIGRYDEAEQHYDHILSLPMGHEPLFALGKAKAQFARRRPADALATLDALQKSWPDYNSAEAHLLYARALQEAGRTDEAIEEYQALLDYAPGSEAKVRYGMLLKLVGRIAEAKIVFTELLIQMKRAPRHVRKAQAEWIAIAEKQIAG
- a CDS encoding acyltransferase family protein; protein product: MVISVTQSAAAAKVELQARPRARARNAALDHARTFLTLVVLLHHAVIPYTYFGHTDPTSFLGFDGIVLATDSFFMAMFFFLSGLFVWSGLAHKSTLQFLRDRLLRLGLPFAVAALTLIPIAYYAIELRANPEATFTAYWWKTVTVGPWPSGPIWFIWVLLALDTSAALLYRVSPRLLEPINRLSQRAFEHPRDFFLVFLLITGLLYIPSRVYFGPNNWFEAGPFSVQVSRILLYAAYFYVGAGIGSANFERGLLAAEGQISQRGLGAWTVVTIVPYALLWVLITIKRQVLGNPPQLPDWYEAAYGFFFVIFSAAILFAILSYFLNNRRSEFSVLDRMQADAYGMFLVHYPIVLWLQYWLFDLNLPAIAKATIAFVATVLLSWGATWVLRQIPGAKSVL
- a CDS encoding PaaI family thioesterase, whose amino-acid sequence is MHDLTRSAFENRPGIHIATDGEFAGWRTWMRDSYESHTGPFWHRMEDDGTIRCAFRVEKKHLNGGGNVHGGCLMTFADYCLFAFAAPIMQGPGVTVSFSSEFLDAAREGELIEATGEVTRAGVSLIFLRGMLHSGPKPLFSFSGTIKRIRRRTPEAANSP
- a CDS encoding DUF1328 domain-containing protein, with translation MTLLKWALLFFVISVVAGILGFTGISAASADIARILFYVFLVIFLVLLILGLTIFRV
- a CDS encoding low temperature requirement protein A; this encodes MAVDNPRGALFRVLEPNQRSRVTFVELFFDLVFVYAVTQISHYLIGHFTPLGAAQTAALFLAVWWVWVYTAWVTNWLDPEKALVRGLLFALMLAGLVLSMSIPRAFEDRGLWFAIAYAAMQVGRTAFWLTATPPQRSAVRLNAARILSWLSASAVLWLLGGFADGSARMALWGAALTLEYISPAVRFWIPGLGGSTVDDWMVEGGHMAERCALFIIIALGESIVVTGATLAELDWTGANIAAFAGAFVGTVAMWAVYFNRGAEAGSEVISRSTQSGLMARSAYTYLHMPIVAGIIVSAVSDEIVLKHPLGHADWNTAATTIGGPFVFLLGTILFKLRIRGFLQLSHGAGLLALIGLSWFATELSPLVLSALTSVLLAIVALWETLSLRSKPEPHASATSA
- a CDS encoding BolA family protein, which encodes MPMDAHDIEQMIKAAIPDAQVTIRDLAGDGDHYAATVISEAFRGKSRVQQHQLVYQSLRGQMGDVLHALALQTGVPDPR
- a CDS encoding DUF427 domain-containing protein, which translates into the protein MKLPGPDHPITITRNPKRVRVLADGVVIADTTSALTLKEASYPAVQYVPRDDANMAALQKTDRVTHCPYKGDASYFSIVANGKTLDNAIWSYEAPFPAMTEISGHLAFYPDKVRIEEVAAD
- the purL gene encoding phosphoribosylformylglycinamidine synthase subunit PurL, with translation MRNEPQITPELVAAHGLKPDEYERILKLIGRVPTFTELGIFSAMWNEHCSYKSSRIHLKGLPTKAPWVIQGPGENAGVIDIGDGQAVVFKMESHNHPSYIEPYQGATTGVGGILRDVFTMGARPIACLNALSFGAPEHPKTRHLVSGVVAGVGGYGNSFGVPTVGGQTRFHTRYDGNILVNAMAVGLADADKIFYAAASGVNMPIVYLGSKTGRDGIHGASMASAEFDDSSEEKRPTVQVGDPFAEKLLLEACLEIMAADCVIAIQDMGAAGLTCSAVEMGAKGDLGVDLDLDAVPTRETGMSAYEMMLSESQERMLMVLKPEKEKEAEAIFRKWGLDFAVVGHTTPSKRFVVKHGGDVMADLPIKELGDEAPLYDRPHVASSALPVIHARDVKPPMDIIPALEKLIATPDLCSKLWVWEQYDHVILGNTVQRPGGDAAVVRVQDGPKGLALTVDVTPRYCEADPYQGGMQAVAEAWRNITAVGGRPLAITDNLNFGNPERPEIMGQFVGCLQGIAEACRTLDFPVVSGNVSLYNETNGRAILPTPSIGGVGLLDDFTKSASIAFKAEGEAILLVGDTHGWLGQSAYLRDVCGREEGAPPPVDLAAEKRIGDVVRGMIHAGTATAAHDLSDGGLLVALAEMAMASGIGARLLAAPASIVPHAYWFGEDQARYLVTVPETEAGRVLAKMRGAGVPCTRIGTTGGTALAIAGEAAVEIASLKTRFESWLPNYMGGSAA